A region from the Aegilops tauschii subsp. strangulata cultivar AL8/78 chromosome 5, Aet v6.0, whole genome shotgun sequence genome encodes:
- the LOC109760881 gene encoding subtilisin-like protease SBT1.7, with amino-acid sequence MRCHGRRSALFAVAVVAAIVAAAAAAEVVHDGRRTYIVHCSHAAMPSEFAAHGDWYASSLQSVSGGAAEVIYTYDTLLHGYSARLTRAEARALEAQPGVLLVNPETRYELHTTRTPEFLGLDRAEALFPESNTASDVIVGVLDTGVWPERPSYDDAGFGPVPAGWKGKCEGGSDFNSSACNRKLIGARYFLAGYEASKGPVDTTKESRSPRDNDGHGTHTSSTAAGSAVRGADLLGYASGTAKGMAPRARVATYKVCWVGGCFSSDILKGMEVAVADGVDVLSLSLGGGTSDYYRDSIAVGAYSAMERGIFVSCSAGNAGPGAASLTNGAPWITTVGAGTLDRDFPAYVTLGDGNKYNGVSLYNGKQLPTTPVPFIYAGNASNSSMGALCMTGTLIPAKVAGKIVLCDRGTNARVQKGFVVRDAGGAGMVLANTAANGEELVADAHILPGAGVGEKAGNAMRTYASSDPKPTANIVFAGTKVGIQPSPVVAAFSSRGPNTVTPGILKPDLIAPGVNILAAWSGSVGPSGIAGDDRRTSFNIISGTSMSCPHVSGLAALLRAAHQDWSPAAIRSALMTTAYAAYPNGDGLLDVATERAATPLDMGAGHVDPSKAVDPGLVYDLTAADYLDFLCAIEYEPAQIAALTKHSSDHCSPNRTYSVAALNYPSFSATFPAAGGTEKHTRTLTNVGKPGTYKVTAAAAAGGTAIKVSVEPSTLSFSKVGEKRSYTVSFAAGGKPSGTNGFGRLVWSSDHHVVASAILATWA; translated from the coding sequence ATGCGGTGCCATGGCAGGAGATCTGCGCTCTTCGCCGTGGCCGTGGTCGCGGCCatcgtggcggcggcggcggcggcggaggtcgTGCACGATGGCCGGAGGACGTACATCGTCCACTGCTCGCACGCCGCCATGCCCAGCGAGTTCGCGGCGCACGGCGACTGGTACGCCTCGTCGCTGCAGTCCGTGTCCGGCGGCGCCGCCGAGGTGATCTACACCTACGACACCCTGCTCCACGGCTACTCGGCGCGGCTCACCCGCGCGGAGGCCCGGGCGCTGGAGGCGCAGCCCGGCGTGCTGCTCGTCAACCCGGAGACGCGGTACGAGCTGCACACCACCCGGACACCGGAGTTCCTCGGGCTGGACCGGGCGGAGGCGCTCTTCCCCGAGTCCAACACCGCGAGCGACGTCATCGTCGGCGTGCTCGACACCGGCGTGTGGCCGGAGCGGCCCAGCTACGACGACGCGGGCTTCGGCCCCGTGCCGGCGGGCTGGAAGGGCAAGTGCGAGGGCGGGAGCGATTTCAACTCCTCCGCGTGCAACCGGAAGCTCATCGGCGCCAGGTACTTCCTGGCGGGCTACGAGGCGTCCAAGGGCCCCGTGGACACGACGAAGGAGTCGCGCTCGCCCAGGGACAACGACGGCCACGGCACGCACACCTCCAGCACGGCGGCGGGCTCCGCCGTGCGCGGCGCCGACCTGCTGGGCTACGCGTCGGGCACGGCCAAGGGCATGGCGCCGCGCGCGCGCGTGGCCACGTACAAGGTGTGCTGGGTCGGCGGCTGCTTCAGCTCCGACATCCTCAAGGGCATGgaggtcgccgtcgccgacggcgtgGACGTGCTCTCCCTGTCCCTCGGCGGTGGCACGTCTGACTACTACCGCGACAGCATCGCCGTGGGCGCGTACAGCGCCATGGAAAGGGGAATATTTGTGTCCTGCTCGGCGGGAAATGCCGGGCCCGGCGCGGCGTCGCTGACGAACGGCGCGCCATGGATCACCACCGTGGGCGCGGGGACGCTCGACCGCGACTTCCCCGCCTACGTCACCCTCGGGGACGGTAACAAGTACAACGGCGTCTCCCTCTACAACGGCAAGCAATTGCCCACCACGCCGGTGCCGTTCATCTACGCAGGGAACGCGTCGAACAGCAGCATGGGCGCGCTCTGCATGACAGGCACCCTCATCCCTGCCAAGGTCGCCGGCAAGATCGTCCTCTGCGACCGCGGCACCAACGCCAGGGTCCAGAAGGGATTCGTCGTCAGAGACGCCGGTGGTGCCGGCATGGTGCTCGCCAACACCGCCGCCAACGGCGAGGAGCTGGTCGCCGACGCGCACATTCTCCCGGGCGCCGGCGTCGGAgagaaggccggcaacgccatGAGAACCTACGCGTCGTCGGATCCGAAGCCGACGGCCAACATAGTGTTCGCCGGCACGAAGGTTGGGATCCAGCCGTCGCCCGTCGTGGCCGCCTTCTCGTCGAGGGGGCCGAACACCGTGACGCCCGGCATCCTGAAGCCGGACCTGATCGCCCCGGGGGTGAACATCCTCGCGGCGTGGTCCGGATCCGTCGGCCCATCGGGGATCGCCGGCGACGACCGGCGCACCAGCTTCAACATAATCTCCGGCACGTCCATGTCGTGCCCGCACGTGAGCGGGCTGGCGGCGCTGCTCCGCGCGGCGCACCAGGACTGGAGCCCGGCGGCCATCCGGTCGGCGCTGATGACCACCGCATACGCCGCGTACCCCAACGGCGACGGCCTGCTCGACGTGGCCACCGAGCGCGCGGCCACGCCGCTGGACATGGGGGCCGGGCACGTCGACCCCAGCAAGGCGGTGGACCCGGGGCTGGTGtacgacctcaccgccgccgacTACCTGGACTTCCTCTGCGCCATCGAGTACGAGCCGGCGCAGATCGCGGCGCTCACCAAGCACTCGTCGGACCACTGCAGCCCCAACCGCACGTACTCCGTGGCGGCGCTCAACTACCCGTCGTTCTCGGCCACGTTCCCCGCGGCGGGCGGCACGGAGAAGCACACCCGCACGCTGACCAACGTCGGGAAGCCCGGCACGTACAAGGTGacggcggcggccgcggcgggCGGCACGGCGATCAAGGTGTCGGTGGAGCCGTCGACGCTGAGCTTCAGCAAGGTGGGCGAGAAGAGGAGCTACACCGTGAGCTTCGCGGCGGGCGGGAAGCCGTCGGGCACCAACGGGTTCGGCCGGCTGGTCTGGTCCAGCGACCACCACGTGGTGGCCAGCGCGATCCTGGCGACGTGGGCCTGA